The genomic DNA GTTGGTGAATGAAAAACGACGAAGTGAAGGAGTCAGTCAGGTCTCCCACAATGTCTTTGAGTTCCTTGTTGACCGCTTTGAGAAAGAACTGTACCTGGAGAGCCTGGATCAAGGCAGTGAAAAGCAAGCCGCCATCGATGAGGACGCAGTCTGCTGCATCTGCATGGATGGCGAGTGTCACAACAGCAAcgctattttattttgtgatatGTGCAACGTTGCTGTGCATCAAGAATGTTATGGCGTGCCCTACATTCCCGAGGGCCAGTGGCTGTGCAGACACTGCCTCCAGTCACCCACTCGGGCTGCAGACTGCATCCTTTGCCCCAACAAGGGTGGAGCAGTAAAAAGGACAGATGACGATCGCTGGGGGCACGTGGTGTGTGCCCTCTGGGTCCCAGAGGTTGGCTTCTCCAACACCACCTTCATCGAGCCCATCGACGGTGTCAGCCACATTCCTCCAGCCCGCTGGAAGCTCACCTGCTACCTCTGCAAGGAGAAAGGCGTTGGCGCGTGCATCCAGTGCCACAAAGCCAACTGCTACACTGCCTTCCATGTCAGCTGTGCCCAAAAGGCTGGCCTCTTTATGAAGATGGAACCCATCAAAGAGGTGACAGAAACAGGGGAGCCTACATTCTCTGTGAAAAAAACAGCCTACTGTGGAGCTCACACACCTAATGGGTGTGTGAGGAGGCCGCTTACGATCTATGATGATGCCAAACCCAAAAATGGACTATGTAGGAAAATGGACAAAGGGAGAGCTGCTGGTAAAGGGCAttcaaaaggaaagaaaaagagtaaGAGTAAGAAGCCTGAGCCCGAAGTTGAAATTGAAGCTGCAATGCCTGCTGCTGTGCCTACTTTTCCTGCTCACAGGTACACATATAATTTAACTtgttaataatgtgtgtgttgtatgtggtTAGTTGTCCCATACTCAGTTAAACCTAAAGTTGAGGCAGCTCTCTTTCTGAACGATGTATAGCTTTAGTTGTACAAACACTAGTTGTTTCAGGCTGTGACCATATGACACTGACTAATGTTTGCTTTCTCCAGTGATCTCTTTGTAAATTGTTTGTGTAGCTGTTAAGTCTGAGATTACTCTGATAAATGCAATCAAAGGTAACCAGATTCTGTGGCTGACTTCACTGATAAAACTCTGCAAGCAGCTAATAACATGGAGTTTTTGAGATTAGATGTGTTGCTCTCTCTCCCGAGTTCTGTCCCTCTAATACCCGTCTTCTTTACTCCTCCAGGTTACAAACTATTCTGAACCAGGTGTCAGTCCAGAAGAAGAGAGCTTTTGTGGAGCTGGTCTTAAATTACTGGACACTGAAGAGGCAATCTAGGAATGGACTTCCTCTCCTTAGACGCCTTCAGACAAGCCTGCAGTCCCAGAAGAATGCACAACCGGTTTGTTCATCTGTCAGTCAACCCCAGAAAACTTCCATTcttcattttgcttttttacCAAAGAACCAAGCGTCCTCTgtggaaaaatgtgtttgcCCTGAAACATGTATCTATTTTGcaagtagttgtgtgtgttctgttccattcctgaatgtttgtttttttatttgaatatctTCTCCAGAGGCAgaatgaggaggagagcagggcATTAAAGGACCAGTTGAAGGAATGGCACCGTCTCAGACACGACCTGGAGAGGGCCCGGCTGCTGCTGGAGTTAATCCGCAAGCGGGAGAAACTCAAGAGGGAAGAGGTAGAAGAGGATGCATGGATAGAGTTGACTTACTATTTTACTACCTGTTGGaaaaaatctgttaaataaatgaatacattttccttttgtgcTGTGTTGTagatgaagctgcaggagacTCTCCTGGAGATGCAGCTGACTCCCTTCAGTATTTTGCTTAGAGCTCTGTTGGACCAGCTTCAAGCTAAAGACCAGGCCAAGATCTTCGCCCAGCCAGTTGATATTACTGAGGTGAACTTAACCAAATAATTGTTTTCCTTTGTATTCCACAGATCGACACTTTTCAAATTTCATATTTTAGAATATGGCTTTTGTTACTTAGTCATACTTGTCCGAGTCATTGATTTTTTGTGTGCGTTATGTTAATGTGCTGTACAATCTGACCTGGTACAAGGACTTTAAATGCTGTTGGGAGACTTGATTAGTAAAACTGGACTTACGGGTTCACATTTTTAACACAGTCCTTTGCATTCGCTGTGCTATTTTCAGGATGTGTGCCCACTAACAGTCTAACACAGTGGTTTTCTGCCTGATTGCAAGAAAACTGCTTGAGAAATGCTGAAATAATAACACAGTTTATGTTGTGCATTTCTATATAGGTCATagaaacatttttgtgttttaccaAAGCAAATTGTACAAGAGTGTTGAAAGGCAGACAACACAGTACCCTCCTGTTAAATATCAAACCGTTGAGCTTCTTTAATCTCTACTGGCTGAAACGGACATAGCAGTTTTCCAATTCCAAAAGGGACTTTGTCCGTCTCTGTATCTATTAAAAGTTACAAAGctgcatgcaaacacatcacaaaGGTTATCACTGCCTGCTCCACGCCACAAGATCTGATCATAGTGACCCAGGACATCCACCCCCACTCCTTGTGGAGACAGTATTGCAGTGGAATGTGTAATCTGAGACCAAGGATcatagagaggaagaggatgccGTCAGTAAAACCTGATGGCTCGGTGTGAAGcgagcccggctagctcagtcggtagagcatgagactcttaatctcagggtcgtgggttcgagccccacgttgggcgtaCATTTTGTCTCTAAATGTCAACGCGTCACTCTTAAAACcatcattatatttattaacTTTGCACCTGTAGAAATATCTGTCAGTAATGATCCTCATGAGATTCAATAGTTTTAATATTTAGCGAAAATATGGAATCTCTTAAGATGCTATTGTACAAGCTGTTAAGGATTCATGCACAGACATGAAGGAACTTTTATGTGTTTCTTCAGTTTCCCAAAGTGTGGGCCGTGGCCAATCGGTGGGCACTGCAGGTATTGCAGGTGGTTGTCAGCCTGGACCAAAAAAACTCTTCTTTCAGCAACTTCATCAAAATGTGcattatttgtttaaaaatctaaattaaaaatagaatatatatcATAAAGTAGGATTTCTAATAATTTGGGACAAAATAATTTTACTGCACGGTCACATTTAAATAGCAGAGCACTGCTTTCGCCTCAATGATGTGCTACATTATTGCTAAAGACAGTCTCTGCTTTACCTAAATCGGGCCAAGAATGTTGGATGAACAtgcaacatacagtatgtattaGATTTTTTTGATTGAAAAATGGTTTAAGTAATATATGAAATACGTCATCATGTCTGCCGTCCCCTTAGGTGCCCGATTATCTCGACCACATCAAGCTTCCAATGGACTTCTCCACCATACGGCAGCGCATTGATGCCCAGGCCTACAACAACTTTGAGCAGTTTGAGAGTGACTTCAATCTCATTGTTGAGAACTGCTTGAAATATAACTCAAAGGACACCTATTTCTATCGGGCCGCTGTTCGCCTCCGAGATCAGGGCGGGGCCTTGCTCAGAAAGGCGCGTCGTGATGTGGAGAAAATCGGCTTTGACACGGAGAGCGGCATGCATCTAGCAGAGGCTCCGgaaattaaaacacagacatcCTTTTCCTGGGAGGACGGTAAGGGCAACAATAAAAATTCATGTCTGTGATACTTTCAGGGCAAGGAATattcatgaaatgtgtttaattcTTTCCTTAGTGGACCGACTACTTGTACCAGCCAATCGGGAGCATCTGCCTCTGGACAAGCAGCTACAGCAGCTACTGGAGAAGTTTGACCTGACCTGTGCCATGAAGTCCAGCCCCTCCCGCAGCAAGAGAGTCAAGCTCCTCAAGAAAACCATCAATGACATTCGCAACGAAATGAGCCTAAAAAGAGTCCTACCCTCCCACCACCGCTCTTCATCCACAACTCCCTCCacatcagcatcagcatcatcGGCTCCATCCCACCCAGAGATAGGGAAACCCAAAGAAGAGAGACTGAAGCCCaatggacattttccagatgaTGACGGTAGGTGTAATCTTTTGGTTGACGTTGTGCTCGTCATccagcctccttctctttcaAAGAGAATCACATGCTCTCACTATCCTGAAACGCATGCGAGAGATTagccccctcccccacacaTGACTTCCTAAGAGCAAAACAGTCACATAACAATCATTTCCAAGTGTGTATGAAACATGAGTGTGTAGTCGTCTTTCGGTGCTATAACATTAGACTAGTTCCAGCCTCTGATTTGCTGCCTATATTTTAGACTTGTTTAgggaataaaaaagaatgaaattgGGATTAAATCAGATTATCAGGCTTCTacatagtattattattataaatcccTGCCCTGTGAGGTGAGCATCTGCTTGTTGGGTTAATTTGATAAACCAAACagtgctgtttttatttattaatgtattaCCTGAAATGGGATTATTAGTGCTAATATCATCTGTAATTGTCTAGATACAGATTTTTACTTTGACATTGGCCCACACCTAACATTAGATAGTACGCCAGTAAAGTAAATCTTTATTGGAGCGAAATGGATCCAGCAACATTATGTGAACCATAAAATCTGCAGGTTTTGTTTCCCTTCTGCGAGTGTAGGTTCAAGTTCTGTTCACTGGGATGTAACCCCaagatagaaaaaaatacaGCCAATATAGAAATAACAAATGTGGGTTTTAGTTTCAAGCATacatttatagttttatttttactcagtAAAAGCTTAAAGTAATAGAAAAGTGAATGAGTCAACTCTGCATAGATCAATGACATACAACCATATAGTGGATAATAAAAACTATTCTAGAGGCTCTGTAAAGTATTAAAGGTTTTGTTCCAAATTATTGAACCAGACAGGTGTAGcttaaagtttaaataaagacGATGTTTGTGGAGAACAGGTTTTACTGGTGAATCCCCAAAACATTCCTGTGCGTCCTTGTGGAACTGATCCCTGAAAAAAATCCAAGGAACCATCTCATCCACACAAAAACTCCTGCTTACATTCATAAACAAGGTCATAACAAAGTGATTGTGCAGCATCACACACTGCGTCAATGCAGACGCTTCCTCCAGCCATAACTTGCAGCACCCGCTTAGTTGCATTAAGTCGGCTGAAGACGGCATTAGAATAAGCTAgtggagggaaaagaaagaagaaagtcaTTTCATGttctcattttttattcattaaagtGCCTCAGTGTTATGCTAAACAGGCCCTAGTTTTACTTACATGACAAACCCAAAAGCCAAATGATGTAATGCAGTGTCAGCATTTCTGCAAACACAAGGACAAGGTGGATGTTACAGCGCATCACTGTGGGTCAttttttggttttgtcacaGACTTTTGTTGTACttgttatatttatactttCTATGAAAGCTTTCTACTGTTATTCCACACTTAAGTAGCTTTTCTATATGGTCAATCCTTTACTACAAAAcatatgttattttttatttttgttttatttctagtTTCTCTCTGTAGTTTCTGCGTAATTCTTCAAACTagctgacagacaaacacaaatacacctATGCACAGGGAAGGAGTggaaacataacttccttgtctgaggtaaaaaataaatataaaactactGGTGGTTTATAATAATCAACAACTATTAAACTAGCCTTTGTTGTCTTGAGCTAAATAATGTGTGTTGTACTTAATTTAAGTAATGAATGCTGATTCTATAATAAGAATGATCGTTATCATATTAGAGTTtataagttgtttctgaaacactgtttGGCTGATGTACCTGCCTGTCTCTAACTGACCTGCCTGCCTGTGCATGGCAGAGTCTTTAGCTGAAGTGTCACTCacagctgaagcagagatgatgaAGTTAGGGACCACGTCACAGAAAAGTCGTCTTCCAGCAGTTGTCAGACAGTGCCTGTTCAGGTGTtttgggggcgtagctttgatgagaggACCGATGGGAATGGGTGGGATGTATCGTTTGCATTTTTGTAGCCTGCCCTTGCTAGCtgttccaggattaccaaccctagctttatgtgtttgttgtcTCTTCTTCTACCTCACAGTAGACAAATGTCTTCCTCCCAAACTCGAGCCCTCAGACTCCATACCACCCCACATCCACTCAGACACAGACCCTGAGCCCCCCACCCTCAAACCAATCGACGACGGCCCAGATTGTGATGACAAGACTCACTCCAAGCGAGTCAAGTTTGATGCAGAGATCCCGGACCTACTCTCCTCCACTCCACGCCTCAATGGCCACTCGCACGATGGCCTTCAAAACTCTTTGCTGGACGGAGACGTAAGCGTGGTGGCCACGTCGACTCTTGCCGAGCCCACGGGGACAGTGAGCCGAAGGACGGCGGTGCTCTTCCGCAAGTCGAAGGCCGCCAGTCCCCACAAGCCCCAGCGGAGCAGAGATGATGGGGGTGATGGCGTCGACAGAAAAGAAggcaaggaggaggaggaagacgaagacGGCGCCCAGCTGGGTTCCCAATCCTTCCTGTCAGTGGTCATACCCAGGCTGGAGACGCTGCTGCACGGCAAGAAGAGGAAGCGCACCGGCAGTGGAGACAgcgaggagggggaggggggaggagagggggagcatgaagaggagggggagtctCCCATGAAACGCCTCGACACTGGTGAgaagtaaacagagaaaaatatgCTGAAAGTAGTTCAGTCTGTTCATTCAACGCAGGTTTTCAAGCTTTTTACAATTTTTTGAGTTTCACAGTGTGGGAATGGAAAATTCTTCAAACACCTGCTTAAATTCGTACAACAGTGTTTCTGCTTTGTTGCCAACGGCTCAAACTGGATTTTACAAACATTGCATGAGCTGTTTCACTGcttttacaaataaacacagacaaattcCAAACAGCTCAGCAATAAATAACAGAGACCTGTTTATTCTTTCACATCTGTTTGACTCTTCATCCTGTTGGTCACACAGTCATCAACGTGTGGCTCTGACTCATTGTTGTATTTATATCATTGGTTATGAATTTACATATGATGCTAGGGATTATTGTTCATATACactatttttatgtttgtatttcctTTTATATCATTATTTTCTATACCTGTACATTTGTATCTTTATGTATTTCTCTCTAATATTTCTATACCATTTTTATAAAACTCAAGGACTCTcgttattttattgtttatttatccTGAATCTCTCCCCTGTGCTCTCTCAGGTCTGTCAGGTGGTTttctggaggtggaggaggagaaggagctaGAAGAATCCAGTCGAACCAGCAGACCTGTGGAGCCACGACGACGCTGTGCCTCTGAGTCCTCCATCTCCTCGTGTAGCAGCTTGCCAGGAAGCACCAGGTAATCCATCAGATAAAGAAATACTTCTGCATGTCATCACTGAGTATTTGCagcaaaatataaatgaataagcTGTGAATAGTTTAACACTGGCATGGTCAATGCAGGtcgttcac from Paralichthys olivaceus isolate ysfri-2021 chromosome 23, ASM2471397v2, whole genome shotgun sequence includes the following:
- the brd1a gene encoding bromodomain-containing protein 1 isoform X2, yielding MKKKARQHRVAVPQRPPSPIKPSPNKQILTYAQAQRIVEFDIDGRLHRLSIYDRLDVISDEDPMVQEMMECTSNKENAEKPQQVLLRSVRLKNNQEKRNAALGITGHGEGAGPQASANTGPKLPEPKFRTVEYNLPAVPKRPATFYKYIEKTEEELDEETEYDMDEEDYAWLELVNEKRRSEGVSQVSHNVFEFLVDRFEKELYLESLDQGSEKQAAIDEDAVCCICMDGECHNSNAILFCDMCNVAVHQECYGVPYIPEGQWLCRHCLQSPTRAADCILCPNKGGAVKRTDDDRWGHVVCALWVPEVGFSNTTFIEPIDGVSHIPPARWKLTCYLCKEKGVGACIQCHKANCYTAFHVSCAQKAGLFMKMEPIKEVTETGEPTFSVKKTAYCGAHTPNGCVRRPLTIYDDAKPKNGLCRKMDKGRAAGKGHSKGKKKSKSKKPEPEVEIEAAMPAAVPTFPAHRLQTILNQVSVQKKRAFVELVLNYWTLKRQSRNGLPLLRRLQTSLQSQKNAQPVCSSRQNEEESRALKDQLKEWHRLRHDLERARLLLELIRKREKLKREEMKLQETLLEMQLTPFSILLRALLDQLQAKDQAKIFAQPVDITEVPDYLDHIKLPMDFSTIRQRIDAQAYNNFEQFESDFNLIVENCLKYNSKDTYFYRAAVRLRDQGGALLRKARRDVEKIGFDTESGMHLAEAPEIKTQTSFSWEDVDRLLVPANREHLPLDKQLQQLLEKFDLTCAMKSSPSRSKRVKLLKKTINDIRNEMSLKRVLPSHHRSSSTTPSTSASASSAPSHPEIGKPKEERLKPNGHFPDDDDKCLPPKLEPSDSIPPHIHSDTDPEPPTLKPIDDGPDCDDKTHSKRVKFDAEIPDLLSSTPRLNGHSHDGLQNSLLDGDVSVVATSTLAEPTGTVSRRTAVLFRKSKAASPHKPQRSRDDGGDGVDRKEGKEEEEDEDGAQLGSQSFLSVVIPRLETLLHGKKRKRTGSGDSEEGEGGGEGEHEEEGESPMKRLDTGLSGGFLEVEEEKELEESSRTSRPVEPRRRCASESSISSCSSLPGSTSTILSLPKCGKGKPALVRRNTVDDKSELIACIETGNFAKAARIAAEVGNSNIWMPASAATVALEPLKLVWAKCSGYPSYPALIIDPHMPRVGCQHNGVSIPMPPMDVLRIGEQMQYKAEEKLYLVLFFDNKRSWQWLPRSKMVPLGMDKTIDKIKMMEGRTSSIRKAVQIAYSRAMNHLSIVQDEPVSDLSDVD
- the brd1a gene encoding bromodomain-containing protein 1 isoform X3; translation: MKKKARQHRVAVPQRPPSPIKPSPNKQILTYAQAQRIVEFDIDGRLHRLSIYDRLDVISDEDPMVQEMMECTSNKENAEKPQQVLLRSVRLKNNQEKRNAALGITGHGEGAGPQASANTGPKLPEPKFRTVEYNLPAVPKRPATFYKYIEKTEEELDEETEYDMDEEDYAWLELVNEKRRSEGVSQVSHNVFEFLVDRFEKELYLESLDQGSEKQAAIDEDAVCCICMDGECHNSNAILFCDMCNVAVHQECYGVPYIPEGQWLCRHCLQSPTRAADCILCPNKGGAVKRTDDDRWGHVVCALWVPEVGFSNTTFIEPIDGVSHIPPARWKLTCYLCKEKGVGACIQCHKANCYTAFHVSCAQKAGLFMKMEPIKEVTETGEPTFSVKKTAYCGAHTPNGCVRRPLTIYDDAKPKNGLCRKMDKGRAAGKGHSKGKKKSKSKKPEPEVEIEAAMPAAVPTFPAHRLQTILNQVSVQKKRAFVELVLNYWTLKRQSRNGLPLLRRLQTSLQSQKNAQPRQNEEESRALKDQLKEWHRLRHDLERARLLLELIRKREKLKREEMKLQETLLEMQLTPFSILLRALLDQLQAKDQAKIFAQPVDITEVPDYLDHIKLPMDFSTIRQRIDAQAYNNFEQFESDFNLIVENCLKYNSKDTYFYRAAVRLRDQGGALLRKARRDVEKIGFDTESGMHLAEAPEIKTQTSFSWEDVDRLLVPANREHLPLDKQLQQLLEKFDLTCAMKSSPSRSKRVKLLKKTINDIRNEMSLKRVLPSHHRSSSTTPSTSASASSAPSHPEIGKPKEERLKPNGHFPDDDVDKCLPPKLEPSDSIPPHIHSDTDPEPPTLKPIDDGPDCDDKTHSKRVKFDAEIPDLLSSTPRLNGHSHDGLQNSLLDGDVSVVATSTLAEPTGTVSRRTAVLFRKSKAASPHKPQRSRDDGGDGVDRKEGKEEEEDEDGAQLGSQSFLSVVIPRLETLLHGKKRKRTGSGDSEEGEGGGEGEHEEEGESPMKRLDTGLSGGFLEVEEEKELEESSRTSRPVEPRRRCASESSISSCSSLPGSTSTILSLPKCGKGKPALVRRNTVDDKSELIACIETGNFAKAARIAAEVGNSNIWMPASAATVALEPLKLVWAKCSGYPSYPALIIDPHMPRVGCQHNGVSIPMPPMDVLRIGEQMQYKAEEKLYLVLFFDNKRSWQWLPRSKMVPLGMDKTIDKIKMMEGRTSSIRKAVQIAYSRAMNHLSIVQDEPVSDLSDVD
- the brd1a gene encoding bromodomain-containing protein 1 isoform X4 produces the protein MKKKARQHRVAVPQRPPSPIKPSPNKQILTYAQAQRIVEFDIDGRLHRLSIYDRLDVISDEDPMVQEMMECTSNKENAEKPQQVLLRSVRLKNNQEKRNAALGITGHGEGAGPQASANTGPKLPEPKFRTVEYNLPAVPKRPATFYKYIEKTEEELDEETEYDMDEEDYAWLELVNEKRRSEGVSQVSHNVFEFLVDRFEKELYLESLDQGSEKQAAIDEDAVCCICMDGECHNSNAILFCDMCNVAVHQECYGVPYIPEGQWLCRHCLQSPTRAADCILCPNKGGAVKRTDDDRWGHVVCALWVPEVGFSNTTFIEPIDGVSHIPPARWKLTCYLCKEKGVGACIQCHKANCYTAFHVSCAQKAGLFMKMEPIKEVTETGEPTFSVKKTAYCGAHTPNGCVRRPLTIYDDAKPKNGLCRKMDKGRAAGKGHSKGKKKSKSKKPEPEVEIEAAMPAAVPTFPAHRLQTILNQVSVQKKRAFVELVLNYWTLKRQSRNGLPLLRRLQTSLQSQKNAQPVCSSRQNEEESRALKDQLKEWHRLRHDLERARLLLELIRKREKLKREEMKLQETLLEMQLTPFSILLRALLDQLQAKDQAKIFAQPVDITEVPDYLDHIKLPMDFSTIRQRIDAQAYNNFEQFESDFNLIVENCLKYNSKDTYFYRAAVRLRDQGGALLRKARRDVEKIGFDTESGMHLAEAPEIKTQTSFSWEDVDRLLVPANREHLPLDKQLQQLLEKFDLTCAMKSSPSRSKRVKLLKKTINDIRNEMSLKRVLPSHHRSSSTTPSTSASASSAPSHPEIGKPKEERLKPNGHFPDDDGLSGGFLEVEEEKELEESSRTSRPVEPRRRCASESSISSCSSLPGSTSTILSLPKCGKGKPALVRRNTVDDKSELIACIETGNFAKAARIAAEVGNSNIWMPASAATVALEPLKLVWAKCSGYPSYPALIIDPHMPRVGCQHNGVSIPMPPMDVLRIGEQMQYKAEEKLYLVLFFDNKRSWQWLPRSKMVPLGMDKTIDKIKMMEGRTSSIRKAVQIAYSRAMNHLSIVQDEPVSDLSDVD
- the brd1a gene encoding bromodomain-containing protein 1 isoform X1; amino-acid sequence: MKKKARQHRVAVPQRPPSPIKPSPNKQILTYAQAQRIVEFDIDGRLHRLSIYDRLDVISDEDPMVQEMMECTSNKENAEKPQQVLLRSVRLKNNQEKRNAALGITGHGEGAGPQASANTGPKLPEPKFRTVEYNLPAVPKRPATFYKYIEKTEEELDEETEYDMDEEDYAWLELVNEKRRSEGVSQVSHNVFEFLVDRFEKELYLESLDQGSEKQAAIDEDAVCCICMDGECHNSNAILFCDMCNVAVHQECYGVPYIPEGQWLCRHCLQSPTRAADCILCPNKGGAVKRTDDDRWGHVVCALWVPEVGFSNTTFIEPIDGVSHIPPARWKLTCYLCKEKGVGACIQCHKANCYTAFHVSCAQKAGLFMKMEPIKEVTETGEPTFSVKKTAYCGAHTPNGCVRRPLTIYDDAKPKNGLCRKMDKGRAAGKGHSKGKKKSKSKKPEPEVEIEAAMPAAVPTFPAHRLQTILNQVSVQKKRAFVELVLNYWTLKRQSRNGLPLLRRLQTSLQSQKNAQPVCSSRQNEEESRALKDQLKEWHRLRHDLERARLLLELIRKREKLKREEMKLQETLLEMQLTPFSILLRALLDQLQAKDQAKIFAQPVDITEVPDYLDHIKLPMDFSTIRQRIDAQAYNNFEQFESDFNLIVENCLKYNSKDTYFYRAAVRLRDQGGALLRKARRDVEKIGFDTESGMHLAEAPEIKTQTSFSWEDVDRLLVPANREHLPLDKQLQQLLEKFDLTCAMKSSPSRSKRVKLLKKTINDIRNEMSLKRVLPSHHRSSSTTPSTSASASSAPSHPEIGKPKEERLKPNGHFPDDDVDKCLPPKLEPSDSIPPHIHSDTDPEPPTLKPIDDGPDCDDKTHSKRVKFDAEIPDLLSSTPRLNGHSHDGLQNSLLDGDVSVVATSTLAEPTGTVSRRTAVLFRKSKAASPHKPQRSRDDGGDGVDRKEGKEEEEDEDGAQLGSQSFLSVVIPRLETLLHGKKRKRTGSGDSEEGEGGGEGEHEEEGESPMKRLDTGLSGGFLEVEEEKELEESSRTSRPVEPRRRCASESSISSCSSLPGSTSTILSLPKCGKGKPALVRRNTVDDKSELIACIETGNFAKAARIAAEVGNSNIWMPASAATVALEPLKLVWAKCSGYPSYPALIIDPHMPRVGCQHNGVSIPMPPMDVLRIGEQMQYKAEEKLYLVLFFDNKRSWQWLPRSKMVPLGMDKTIDKIKMMEGRTSSIRKAVQIAYSRAMNHLSIVQDEPVSDLSDVD